In Brevibacillus brevis, a genomic segment contains:
- a CDS encoding PucR family transcriptional regulator ligand-binding domain-containing protein, which produces MITVRELIAVGGFDEQSVLAGEAFLDKELLGVTSFDSPDGHKWLRPGEFVLTTGYPFVAHRETSESGLIRLIDDLTEIGTPGIAIKLGRYIDELPRAVIEHAGRKQMPILAFPMEKAWSDVIVPVVRYINDKQRAELDRTHAIYERFHRHLTAGAPVSALAQLLHEALQVPVCIYVPSLRWQWTAPALGAFSDLSSVDRECGLPAPHHLLAQPLVTPAAGTAIRWLLLRQQVYGAILIQQSDRELYAWEKVAIEQSAALLSLELERQQTVSETFQRFRNEFLQALLSGQTGPRDVLLRKAEEVGWALAEDYQSLVMSVRTSDDDPVDGWRRNRELLELINGILARSDTGGLTGLDRDNHVVLLVPTAYGQCPHLESLLCSLGASLAKSSVSPIPVGIGRIHPGWDGIAHSYREAKISFRTVLRQCGYAYAKTGAPPLRIQHYHALALERILFAEEPSHEAQVLAAECLDKLLQYDAEKNGQLVETLQAFLFANGNHVETANRLFVHKNTVKYRMQLIRELTGLTPENGQDQLLFRIALTVHAIGRQPLV; this is translated from the coding sequence GTGATTACGGTGCGAGAATTGATTGCCGTGGGAGGGTTTGACGAACAATCTGTGCTCGCCGGGGAAGCCTTCCTGGACAAAGAGCTGCTGGGTGTAACCTCATTCGACTCACCTGACGGCCACAAATGGCTTCGGCCGGGGGAATTCGTTCTGACGACCGGCTATCCTTTTGTGGCCCATCGGGAGACGAGCGAATCAGGACTGATACGACTCATCGACGATTTGACGGAAATCGGCACGCCTGGCATCGCCATCAAGCTGGGACGGTATATCGACGAATTGCCTCGGGCGGTCATCGAGCATGCCGGTCGAAAACAGATGCCCATCCTTGCCTTTCCCATGGAAAAAGCGTGGTCGGATGTCATTGTTCCCGTCGTCCGTTACATCAATGATAAGCAGCGTGCCGAGTTGGACCGGACCCATGCGATTTACGAAAGATTTCACCGGCATCTGACAGCAGGGGCGCCGGTATCCGCGCTGGCCCAGTTGCTCCATGAAGCGCTGCAAGTTCCTGTCTGCATTTACGTCCCGTCCCTGCGCTGGCAGTGGACAGCTCCCGCTTTGGGCGCTTTCTCGGACCTCTCCTCAGTGGACAGAGAGTGCGGGCTGCCGGCTCCTCACCATTTGCTGGCGCAGCCGCTCGTGACGCCTGCAGCCGGCACTGCAATCCGCTGGTTGCTCCTGAGGCAGCAGGTATACGGCGCCATTCTGATTCAGCAGTCTGACAGGGAACTGTATGCATGGGAAAAGGTGGCTATTGAACAGAGCGCTGCCCTCTTGTCTCTCGAGCTCGAGCGCCAACAGACGGTCAGCGAGACGTTCCAGCGGTTTCGCAATGAGTTTTTGCAGGCGCTCCTCAGCGGACAGACCGGTCCGAGAGATGTTCTCCTGCGCAAGGCGGAAGAAGTCGGCTGGGCCCTTGCCGAGGATTATCAATCCTTGGTGATGAGTGTCCGAACGAGCGACGACGATCCCGTGGACGGATGGAGACGAAACCGCGAACTGCTGGAGCTCATCAATGGCATCCTGGCCAGAAGCGACACGGGTGGCCTGACTGGCCTCGACCGGGACAATCATGTCGTGCTGCTGGTCCCCACCGCTTACGGGCAATGTCCACACCTCGAATCACTGCTCTGCTCGCTTGGTGCCTCGCTTGCGAAGTCGTCCGTATCGCCCATACCGGTAGGCATCGGTCGCATTCACCCAGGATGGGACGGGATCGCCCACAGTTACCGGGAAGCGAAAATCAGCTTTCGCACGGTCTTGCGCCAATGCGGCTACGCCTATGCAAAGACCGGTGCTCCTCCTTTGCGGATCCAGCATTATCACGCGCTCGCACTGGAGCGCATTCTCTTTGCGGAGGAGCCGAGCCACGAAGCGCAGGTGCTTGCTGCGGAATGCCTGGACAAGCTGCTTCAATACGATGCGGAAAAAAACGGGCAGCTCGTGGAAACTTTGCAGGCCTTCCTGTTCGCCAACGGAAATCACGTGGAGACGGCAAATCGCCTTTTCGTCCACAAAAACACGGTCAAATACCGCATGCAGCTCATACGCGAACTGACCGGCCTCACTCCCGAAAACGGCCAGGATCAGCTGCTGTTTCGAATCGCTTTGACGGTTCACGCCATTGGGCGTCAGCCCCTCGTCTGA
- a CDS encoding DUF3311 domain-containing protein, producing the protein MKARDWLGVLPFVGMLGGVPFVNKVEPYVLGMPFVLFWIVLWVVLTSAIMALVNRLDSAAREEEHQG; encoded by the coding sequence ATGAAAGCAAGAGACTGGCTTGGCGTACTTCCGTTTGTCGGGATGCTGGGAGGCGTTCCTTTTGTCAACAAAGTAGAGCCCTATGTCCTTGGTATGCCATTTGTCCTGTTCTGGATCGTGCTGTGGGTCGTGCTCACCTCGGCGATCATGGCATTGGTGAATCGTCTGGATTCCGCCGCGAGAGAGGAGGAGCATCAAGGATGA
- a CDS encoding sodium:solute symporter — translation MNTALIIIFLVLLLAIYSGIRAQKGKDMNMEQWTVGGRGFGSIFIFLLVAGEIYTTFTFLGGSGWAYSKGAPSYYVLSYIALAYVISYWLLPPIWRYAKKHRLVSQSDFFVSKYNSKGLGILVAAVGVIAIIPYLILQFKGLGIIVSEASYGSITPTAAVWIGTIAVTIYVMISGIHGSAWTAAIKDIMIFVVVVFMGLYLPYHYYGGIQPMFEAVEAANPGFLAFPDEGLSVSWYISTVLVTVFGFYMWPHTFGSIFSAKNENVFRKNTVMLPLYTLMLLFVFFVGFTAILQVPGLKGADGDLSLLRLSLKTFDPWIVGLIGAAGLLTALVPGSMLLMTAATLLAKNVYKVMAPAASEARIARVAKLLVPVLSLISLYFTLHGGDTLVTLLLMGYSLVTQLFPALLLSLQPQPWVNKYGAFAGILAGVLTVAYVTVFKVTIGTMFPDWPAAIKDLNIGVAALLVNLVVMFGTTLVTRLMLTPGTQAANTGGSPTL, via the coding sequence ATGAACACAGCCCTGATCATCATCTTTCTGGTTCTGCTGCTCGCGATCTACTCCGGCATTCGCGCACAAAAAGGAAAAGACATGAACATGGAGCAATGGACGGTCGGGGGCAGAGGGTTTGGCTCCATCTTCATTTTTCTGCTGGTCGCCGGAGAGATCTACACCACCTTTACCTTCCTGGGAGGGAGCGGCTGGGCGTACTCCAAAGGCGCTCCCTCGTACTACGTCTTGTCCTACATCGCTCTTGCCTACGTGATCTCCTACTGGCTGCTGCCACCCATCTGGCGCTATGCCAAAAAGCATCGGCTCGTTTCCCAATCCGACTTTTTTGTCAGCAAGTACAACAGCAAAGGACTGGGGATTCTGGTCGCAGCCGTCGGGGTCATCGCCATCATCCCGTATTTGATTCTCCAGTTCAAGGGTCTCGGCATCATCGTTTCCGAAGCCTCATACGGTTCCATCACGCCTACCGCAGCCGTGTGGATCGGGACGATCGCAGTGACCATCTACGTCATGATTTCCGGGATTCACGGCTCGGCGTGGACCGCCGCGATCAAAGACATTATGATTTTCGTCGTCGTGGTCTTCATGGGCTTGTATTTGCCATACCATTACTACGGAGGGATCCAGCCGATGTTTGAGGCGGTAGAGGCCGCAAATCCGGGATTTCTGGCCTTTCCTGACGAAGGCTTGAGCGTTTCCTGGTACATCTCTACGGTGCTGGTCACGGTGTTTGGCTTCTACATGTGGCCGCACACGTTTGGCTCCATTTTTTCCGCCAAAAACGAAAACGTCTTCCGCAAAAACACCGTCATGCTGCCGCTCTACACGCTCATGCTGCTGTTCGTATTCTTCGTGGGCTTTACCGCGATCCTTCAGGTCCCCGGTCTCAAAGGAGCGGATGGTGACCTGTCTCTCCTGCGCTTGTCCCTCAAGACCTTCGACCCGTGGATCGTCGGACTCATCGGGGCCGCCGGATTGCTGACGGCGCTGGTGCCCGGCTCCATGCTGCTCATGACGGCAGCAACGCTTCTTGCCAAAAACGTGTACAAGGTAATGGCACCCGCTGCGTCGGAAGCTCGTATCGCCCGGGTCGCCAAACTGCTGGTGCCCGTCCTTTCGCTCATCTCCCTGTACTTTACGCTCCATGGAGGGGATACGCTCGTCACGCTGCTGCTGATGGGCTACAGCCTGGTCACCCAGTTGTTTCCCGCCTTGCTTTTGAGTTTGCAGCCGCAGCCCTGGGTGAACAAGTACGGCGCGTTTGCCGGGATTTTGGCCGGCGTGTTGACGGTTGCGTACGTCACCGTCTTCAAAGTGACGATCGGGACCATGTTCCCGGACTGGCCCGCCGCCATCAAGGATTTGAATATTGGCGTGGCCGCCCTGCTCGTCAACCTCGTCGTGATGTTCGGCACCACGCTTGTGACCCGCCTCATGCTGACGCCGGGTACGCAAGCAGCCAACACCGGGGGCTCACCCACACTGTAG
- a CDS encoding amidohydrolase, which produces MADIVFRNGRVVTADAANRVVQAVAVKGNRIVAVGTNEEADRLIHSQTRIVDLKGRSLLPGFIDAHLHMTIYGTNKLGVDCKARNITSIDDLLGALAEQAKKTPKGEWIRACGFDENRMVEKRYPTIGELDAISTEHPIFVMRTCAHHSIANSTAMALAGFDRNTPDPQGGRIDRDECGDLTGFLVETAHMQMFERAAFTEAEYMQGLRLASEDFVARGITSIHDAGGYGPDNFRAMQKAVQSGDVKVRIYAIVCALNRSEEFVRKMIDAGLVTGTGDERFRIGPAKVFTDGASIAPTMAMREPFDSRPGDCGILYYEQDELNTILGEAHAKGFQITAHAQGDRAIEMLLDCFETALAAHPRENHRHRIEHAGVSAPDLIERMARLGVVPIPNPAFIYEYGDSYVNNIGQRARHMFPARDQIDNGIIAAGASDSPVTSFDPLIGIHAAVNRMSKTGQAVGENQRVSVLEAIRMFTWNGAYASFEEGVKGSIEPGKLADLVVLGGDILSVPADRIKDLQVEMTMIDGEFVYQKQEEEVVQS; this is translated from the coding sequence ATGGCAGATATCGTGTTTCGCAATGGAAGGGTGGTAACGGCAGATGCAGCCAATCGCGTCGTACAGGCGGTCGCCGTCAAAGGAAACCGGATCGTAGCAGTGGGCACCAATGAAGAAGCGGATCGTCTGATTCACTCGCAGACGCGCATCGTCGACCTGAAAGGAAGGAGCCTTCTTCCCGGCTTCATCGACGCGCACCTGCACATGACGATCTACGGGACGAACAAGCTGGGAGTCGATTGCAAGGCGAGGAATATCACCTCGATCGATGACTTGCTTGGCGCTCTGGCGGAACAAGCGAAAAAGACGCCGAAGGGAGAATGGATCAGAGCCTGCGGTTTCGACGAAAATCGCATGGTGGAAAAACGGTATCCGACGATCGGGGAGCTGGATGCCATCTCAACCGAGCATCCGATCTTCGTCATGCGTACATGCGCCCACCACTCGATTGCAAACAGTACGGCGATGGCCCTCGCCGGATTCGACCGGAATACCCCTGATCCGCAGGGAGGGCGAATCGATCGGGATGAGTGCGGAGATTTGACCGGGTTCCTCGTGGAAACGGCCCATATGCAGATGTTCGAGCGGGCAGCCTTTACCGAAGCCGAATACATGCAAGGACTAAGGCTCGCTTCCGAAGATTTCGTGGCACGGGGGATCACAAGCATCCACGATGCGGGAGGATACGGACCGGACAACTTCCGGGCGATGCAGAAGGCTGTTCAGTCAGGCGATGTCAAAGTGAGAATTTACGCGATTGTATGCGCGCTGAACCGGTCGGAGGAATTTGTGCGGAAGATGATCGACGCGGGGCTTGTAACAGGAACAGGCGACGAACGCTTTCGGATCGGTCCGGCCAAGGTATTCACGGACGGAGCGAGCATCGCCCCGACGATGGCCATGCGCGAACCTTTCGACAGCAGACCGGGCGACTGCGGAATTCTCTACTACGAACAGGACGAGTTGAATACGATTTTGGGAGAGGCGCATGCAAAGGGCTTCCAGATTACGGCTCACGCACAAGGCGACCGGGCGATCGAGATGCTGCTCGACTGCTTCGAGACAGCGCTGGCTGCTCACCCGAGGGAAAATCACCGTCACCGGATTGAACACGCGGGCGTCTCGGCTCCCGATCTGATCGAGCGAATGGCTCGCCTTGGCGTCGTACCGATTCCGAACCCGGCGTTCATTTACGAATACGGGGACAGCTACGTCAACAATATCGGCCAGCGGGCGAGGCACATGTTTCCGGCGCGGGATCAGATCGACAACGGGATCATCGCAGCGGGAGCCTCTGATAGCCCCGTGACCAGCTTTGATCCATTGATCGGGATTCATGCGGCTGTCAACCGGATGAGTAAAACGGGCCAGGCGGTAGGGGAAAATCAGCGGGTGAGTGTGCTGGAGGCGATCCGGATGTTTACCTGGAACGGAGCGTACGCCAGTTTTGAAGAGGGGGTGAAAGGGAGCATCGAGCCAGGCAAACTGGCGGATCTGGTCGTGCTTGGCGGCGACATTCTCAGTGTCCCGGCGGATCGGATCAAAGACTTGCAGGTGGAGATGACCATGATCGACGGCGAGTTCGTCTACCAAAAGCAAGAGGAGGAGGTCGTGCAGTCTTGA
- a CDS encoding M20 family metallo-hydrolase: MQARTLTINQERLQKRIQDLSRIGRIGETGVCRLALSPEDRAGVEQVRLWMDEAGLQTRMDDFGNLIGRLEGRNPDAPLLMVGSHIDSQPYGGRYDGAIGVLGGLEALQTMKEQGIVPEQSVEVVAFCDEEGCRFQKGLFGSRGILGRLEPGELERTDKNGVSRRQALLEFGCDPDRLEASVYPEGSIGAYLELHIEQGPVLDRAGEPVGIVSAISGPLWWTVELTGFAGHAGSVPMNMRQDALLGAAKVIMALNELARLDPAAPTVGTVGHLEVFPDSRNIIPERVRFTVDLRDVDQERRNEREQALREAIELAAMEGGLTYTITEDTNSDPRYCAPWIKDIIREEGRVLGIEARELMSGPFHDALALSYVCDYGMIFVRCKDGISHNPAEFSSFEDVALGTELLYKTVLRMTAAGK, from the coding sequence ATGCAAGCGAGGACTCTTACGATCAATCAGGAGCGGTTGCAAAAGAGGATCCAGGACCTGTCTCGCATCGGGCGGATCGGCGAGACCGGAGTTTGCCGATTGGCCTTGTCGCCGGAGGATCGCGCAGGGGTGGAGCAAGTTCGTCTCTGGATGGACGAGGCGGGCTTGCAGACGCGAATGGACGACTTTGGCAACCTGATCGGCAGGCTGGAGGGGCGAAATCCGGATGCCCCGCTGCTGATGGTCGGCTCCCACATAGATTCGCAGCCGTACGGAGGCCGGTATGATGGCGCAATCGGCGTACTGGGCGGGCTGGAAGCGCTGCAGACAATGAAAGAACAGGGGATCGTTCCTGAGCAAAGTGTGGAAGTGGTCGCCTTTTGCGATGAAGAAGGATGCCGATTTCAAAAAGGTCTGTTCGGATCTCGGGGCATATTAGGCCGTCTGGAGCCGGGAGAGCTGGAACGAACGGACAAGAACGGGGTTTCCCGCAGGCAGGCGCTGCTCGAATTCGGCTGCGACCCGGATCGGCTGGAGGCATCCGTGTATCCGGAGGGCAGCATCGGGGCCTATCTGGAGCTGCACATCGAACAAGGGCCGGTACTTGATCGCGCAGGCGAGCCTGTCGGGATCGTATCCGCGATTTCCGGGCCGCTGTGGTGGACGGTAGAGTTGACAGGCTTTGCGGGCCACGCGGGCTCCGTGCCCATGAACATGCGCCAGGACGCCTTGCTGGGCGCGGCCAAAGTGATTATGGCTCTAAATGAACTGGCGAGGCTGGATCCGGCCGCTCCTACGGTCGGGACCGTCGGCCACCTCGAAGTGTTTCCGGATTCGCGCAACATCATCCCGGAGCGTGTCCGGTTCACGGTCGATTTGCGTGACGTCGACCAGGAGCGCAGAAACGAGCGGGAGCAGGCGCTGCGGGAAGCCATCGAGCTGGCGGCCATGGAGGGCGGCCTCACCTACACGATCACGGAAGACACGAACAGCGATCCGCGCTACTGCGCCCCGTGGATCAAGGACATCATCCGCGAAGAGGGCAGGGTGCTCGGCATTGAAGCGCGCGAGCTGATGAGCGGACCCTTCCACGACGCGCTGGCGCTGTCGTACGTGTGCGATTACGGAATGATCTTCGTCCGCTGCAAGGACGGGATCAGCCACAATCCCGCCGAGTTTTCCTCCTTCGAAGATGTAGCCTTGGGCACCGAGCTGCTGTACAAAACGGTTCTGCGCATGACTGCAGCCGGCAAGTAG
- the brnQ gene encoding branched-chain amino acid transport system II carrier protein, with protein MSQKAPFSFVVILGFMLFALFFGAGNLIFPPMLGQLAGTHVWIANAGFLVTGVGLPLLAISAFVYSGKEDLRSLAGRVHPLFGLVFTTILYLAIGPFFAIPRSGNVSFEIGIKPFLPSQPGPIPLVVFSIVFFSIACLLSLNPVKIVNLVGKILTPIKLTFIGIIVATAVLHPIGALQAPSDDYKTDVFFKGFQEGYLTLDALVAFVFGIIIVNALKEKGITAKKQVLATCAKATAIAGTLLVLFYTALSYMGASSVAKLGHLENGAEILAKVSNYYFGSYGAVLLGFMITVACLTTSVGLITACSTFFHTLVPAVSYKKFAVILSVFSTLVANIGLTELIKVSVPVLMTMYPIAISLLFLTFFHNAFHGRPEVYQGSLLFTFLISLFDGLHAAGVHSAVMQDWLTQYLPLYQVGLGWMLPSLIGGFCGYMVSLFRKKKTLPSHEIRLHKQ; from the coding sequence GTGTCACAAAAAGCACCATTTTCTTTTGTTGTCATATTGGGATTTATGTTGTTTGCGTTGTTTTTTGGAGCCGGCAACTTGATCTTCCCGCCGATGCTTGGCCAATTGGCGGGAACCCATGTATGGATCGCCAATGCCGGTTTTTTGGTTACGGGAGTTGGTTTGCCTTTGCTTGCCATCTCTGCATTTGTTTATTCGGGGAAAGAAGACTTGCGTTCTCTGGCAGGTCGTGTTCATCCGCTGTTCGGGCTTGTTTTCACGACGATTCTTTATCTGGCAATTGGCCCATTTTTCGCGATTCCGAGATCCGGCAATGTTTCGTTTGAAATTGGGATAAAGCCTTTCCTGCCAAGCCAGCCAGGTCCGATCCCGCTCGTGGTCTTTAGCATCGTATTTTTTTCCATTGCTTGTCTGCTATCCCTGAATCCTGTAAAAATTGTCAATCTTGTTGGAAAAATCTTAACTCCAATCAAATTGACTTTTATCGGAATCATCGTAGCGACAGCGGTTCTTCATCCGATTGGAGCGCTTCAGGCCCCTTCAGATGATTACAAAACCGATGTATTCTTCAAAGGGTTTCAGGAAGGGTACCTAACGCTTGATGCCCTTGTTGCTTTTGTATTTGGAATCATTATCGTGAACGCCCTGAAGGAAAAAGGAATCACTGCCAAAAAACAGGTTTTGGCTACCTGTGCAAAAGCTACAGCCATTGCCGGTACTCTTCTCGTCCTGTTTTATACGGCTCTTTCCTACATGGGTGCTTCCAGTGTGGCAAAACTGGGTCACTTAGAAAACGGAGCCGAAATTTTGGCGAAGGTTTCGAACTATTATTTTGGTTCCTATGGCGCCGTTCTTCTGGGATTCATGATAACCGTGGCATGCTTGACCACGAGTGTAGGCCTGATTACCGCCTGCTCCACTTTTTTTCATACGCTGGTTCCGGCTGTTTCGTACAAAAAGTTTGCCGTGATTCTGTCCGTTTTCAGCACGCTTGTAGCAAACATCGGTTTAACTGAACTGATTAAGGTTTCCGTGCCCGTGTTGATGACGATGTATCCCATCGCTATTTCGTTGCTGTTTTTGACGTTTTTTCACAACGCATTTCATGGCAGGCCCGAGGTATATCAAGGAAGCCTGCTCTTTACCTTTCTGATTAGTTTGTTTGATGGACTGCATGCCGCGGGAGTGCACAGCGCTGTCATGCAAGATTGGCTAACGCAGTACCTTCCCTTGTATCAGGTAGGTCTGGGCTGGATGCTCCCTTCTCTGATCGGAGGCTTCTGCGGATACATGGTTAGTCTATTCCGAAAGAAGAAAACCCTTCCTTCTCATGAAATCCGACTCCATAAACAATAG
- a CDS encoding AzlD domain-containing protein produces the protein MRRKGNDPNEIKDVSLVSGSRGIPEFLSIGVVALFQIWKRKMLLSLASGTLVYMFFIRLFAYNQF, from the coding sequence TTGCGCCGCAAAGGTAACGATCCGAATGAAATCAAGGATGTCAGTCTGGTTTCCGGCAGCCGCGGAATCCCCGAATTCCTTTCGATCGGTGTAGTTGCTCTCTTCCAGATCTGGAAGAGAAAAATGCTTCTTTCTCTTGCAAGTGGTACCCTTGTGTATATGTTTTTTATCCGCTTGTTCGCTTATAATCAATTTTGA
- a CDS encoding carbon-nitrogen hydrolase family protein: MKMRVSAVQYHLHTIHSFDQFAHQVEHYVKNAQEYDTEFLLFPELFTTQLMSIGDGQGNALPITALPSFTEQYVELFRSLAAKYDMHLIGGTHIIEENGKLYNTAFLFYPDGRVGQQKKIHITPWEVKGWNMGAGDSLQIFETDKGKVAMIICYDIEFPEWVRIAKARGADVIFCPSCTDDRHAFHRVRYTSHARTIENQVYVVLTGTVGSLPTVDFMRANFGQAAILTPNDVPFPPRGILAEGEINHDMLVTADLDLQLLYDVREKGSVTTWRDRRIDLYPDWK, from the coding sequence TTGAAAATGCGTGTTTCTGCCGTGCAGTATCATCTGCATACCATACATAGCTTTGACCAATTCGCTCATCAGGTAGAGCACTACGTGAAAAACGCGCAGGAGTACGACACCGAATTCCTGCTGTTTCCCGAGCTGTTCACGACACAGCTGATGTCTATTGGCGACGGACAAGGGAACGCTTTGCCGATTACGGCGCTGCCTTCCTTTACCGAGCAGTACGTGGAGCTGTTTCGTTCTCTCGCAGCCAAATATGACATGCACCTCATCGGAGGCACCCATATCATCGAAGAAAACGGCAAGCTCTACAATACGGCATTCCTTTTCTACCCGGATGGCCGCGTAGGCCAGCAAAAGAAAATTCACATCACGCCGTGGGAAGTCAAAGGCTGGAACATGGGCGCAGGCGATTCTCTGCAAATTTTTGAGACGGACAAAGGAAAAGTGGCCATGATCATTTGCTACGATATCGAATTTCCGGAATGGGTCCGAATCGCCAAAGCGCGCGGTGCTGACGTCATTTTCTGCCCATCCTGCACCGACGATCGCCACGCCTTCCACCGCGTCCGCTATACGAGCCACGCCCGCACGATCGAGAACCAGGTGTACGTTGTCTTGACTGGCACGGTAGGTTCTTTGCCGACAGTCGACTTCATGCGCGCCAACTTTGGACAAGCGGCCATCCTCACGCCGAACGACGTTCCATTCCCGCCGCGCGGGATTTTGGCAGAGGGAGAGATCAACCACGACATGCTGGTTACGGCCGATCTGGATCTGCAGCTCTTATACGACGTGCGCGAGAAAGGGTCTGTGACGACCTGGCGGGATCGCCGTATCGATCTGTATCCCGATTGGAAATAG
- a CDS encoding GNAT family N-acetyltransferase — MYRKELYVFEQDKPRKAVVRNYAARDFDELIRIQAESFPPPFPSELWWNREQLTNHITLFPEGAICVEVEGVLAGSMTGLLVDFDPSQPDHSWEEITDNGYIRNHTPNGDTLYIVDICIRPSHRKLGLGQQMMQAMYELVVHHKLKRLLGGGRMPGYGRFADLWTPEEYVNRVVAGEVKDPVLTFLMRCGRTPLQVVADYLEDEESRNFATLMEWKNPFLPS; from the coding sequence ATGTACCGAAAAGAACTGTACGTGTTTGAACAGGACAAGCCGCGCAAAGCCGTCGTGCGAAACTATGCCGCCCGGGACTTCGATGAGCTGATCCGCATCCAGGCGGAAAGCTTTCCGCCGCCCTTCCCATCAGAGCTGTGGTGGAACCGCGAGCAGCTTACGAACCACATCACGCTGTTTCCCGAAGGGGCAATCTGCGTAGAGGTGGAAGGTGTGCTGGCAGGGTCCATGACGGGACTGTTGGTCGATTTTGATCCGAGCCAGCCCGATCACAGCTGGGAGGAGATCACCGACAACGGCTACATCCGAAACCATACACCGAACGGAGATACGCTCTACATCGTCGATATTTGCATTCGACCCAGCCACCGCAAGCTGGGCCTCGGCCAGCAGATGATGCAGGCCATGTACGAGTTGGTCGTGCACCACAAGCTCAAACGGCTGCTCGGCGGCGGGCGGATGCCCGGATACGGCCGTTTTGCAGACCTGTGGACGCCAGAGGAGTATGTAAACAGGGTGGTGGCGGGGGAAGTCAAAGATCCGGTCCTGACATTCCTGATGCGCTGCGGACGCACACCGCTGCAAGTGGTCGCCGATTATCTCGAAGACGAAGAATCACGCAATTTCGCGACCTTGATGGAATGGAAAAACCCGTTTTTGCCGAGCTAG
- a CDS encoding GNAT family N-acetyltransferase: MEFVRIAHIDNPLFAKMHRLMQEVFPPEEVLEFELWREPLEDPGIRVFVAVHEGEVVGATEYRYYPDLNVAMTDFTIIGREGLGVGRFLARERQKDLHALAAANGKELYGMFAEIYDPYRVEEHSFGGIKPMDPFVRREVLSHLGYKRTDIDYVHPSWQNDGEAVSGLDLGFMPTNEDQTTLEADLIVTFLTRYYAVLPHKPQAWLDMVGSLAGKETVELLPI, encoded by the coding sequence ATGGAATTCGTACGTATTGCTCATATTGACAACCCGTTGTTCGCCAAAATGCACCGCTTGATGCAAGAAGTGTTTCCACCTGAAGAAGTGCTGGAGTTCGAGCTGTGGAGAGAACCGCTCGAAGATCCAGGCATCCGCGTTTTTGTCGCCGTCCACGAAGGGGAAGTGGTCGGCGCCACCGAATATCGCTATTATCCGGACCTCAATGTCGCGATGACCGATTTTACGATCATCGGGCGGGAAGGGCTCGGAGTAGGGCGTTTCCTGGCGAGAGAGCGGCAAAAAGACTTGCATGCCCTCGCCGCAGCAAACGGCAAAGAATTGTACGGCATGTTTGCGGAAATCTACGATCCGTACCGGGTAGAAGAGCATTCGTTTGGCGGTATCAAGCCGATGGACCCATTCGTGCGGCGTGAGGTCTTGTCCCATTTGGGCTACAAGCGCACCGACATCGACTACGTTCACCCTTCGTGGCAAAACGACGGGGAAGCCGTATCCGGGCTGGATCTGGGCTTCATGCCAACCAACGAAGACCAGACGACACTCGAGGCAGACCTGATCGTGACGTTCCTTACTCGCTACTACGCGGTGCTGCCGCATAAGCCGCAGGCGTGGCTGGACATGGTGGGAAGCCTTGCCGGCAAGGAAACGGTTGAGCTGCTGCCGATCTAA